Proteins from a genomic interval of Chroococcidiopsis thermalis PCC 7203:
- a CDS encoding alr0857 family protein — protein MLKLNYTETGFHLEHLTQSLEEWVAMRAIFALRVGESICIEPSTASFLLPGDLPQLNSLATAIERYGTDEVALEKCDAEYVEICLQGFWLASDAENAAGVFVTSLSYPIELLLFHLWQESQMSAAMSDR, from the coding sequence ATGCTGAAATTGAATTACACTGAAACTGGTTTTCACTTAGAGCATTTGACTCAATCCTTAGAAGAGTGGGTTGCAATGCGAGCCATATTCGCCCTGCGCGTAGGCGAATCCATTTGCATAGAACCTAGCACAGCTTCATTTCTATTACCTGGGGATTTACCACAGTTGAATTCACTCGCAACCGCGATCGAACGATATGGGACAGATGAAGTTGCATTAGAAAAGTGCGACGCAGAATATGTAGAAATCTGCTTGCAAGGATTTTGGTTAGCATCCGATGCTGAGAATGCCGCAGGCGTGTTTGTCACATCTTTGTCTTACCCGATCGAGTTATTGTTATTTCATTTGTGGCAAGAATCTCAAATGAGTGCTGCAATGAGCGATCGCTAA
- a CDS encoding AAA family ATPase, with protein sequence MYKKQKEPNLIGAGWQPLNRDIDLNYLWETWLNNPWEVSHKAMNVVSYIADALGREHYAWWANFLNLFYETTREEIDEFWNFITPEPLTPDNRYRDSLSIETPVVKSVTRDLIPIEQVLLKLEEITIFRLLSFLGRPDLITQYSTGKYFYYPPEKFVEWNKLKSIGSIFAYWSEHEIWLRIDPLYSMDRDRRYTIMAKKLAPLVNKVTYDLAVMLSGYQSRIGQVHSQFAINSFPADVQSFTDAVQEKVFTQNQLAVLVYGNPGTGKTVWAQAVAKEILAPLGYIIFILDHAAVENFVPPSYLERVCIIINEADNLAPDRSTEIAQSNYKTERILSLLDGTLYQSVIDESGIQEQQKLVVLMTCNTTERLDPAMLRKGRIDLMCEFAHQFV encoded by the coding sequence ATGTACAAAAAGCAAAAAGAACCTAACTTAATAGGCGCTGGATGGCAACCCCTAAATAGAGACATCGACCTCAATTATCTTTGGGAAACTTGGTTGAATAATCCGTGGGAAGTATCTCATAAAGCTATGAATGTAGTCAGCTATATTGCTGATGCACTCGGTCGAGAACACTATGCTTGGTGGGCAAATTTTTTAAACTTATTCTACGAAACTACGCGAGAAGAAATTGATGAGTTCTGGAACTTCATCACGCCCGAACCACTTACGCCAGATAATCGATATAGAGATAGTTTATCAATTGAGACACCTGTTGTTAAGTCGGTGACACGCGATTTAATTCCGATTGAACAAGTTCTGTTAAAACTAGAAGAGATTACTATTTTTAGACTCTTAAGTTTTTTAGGTCGTCCAGATCTAATTACGCAGTACAGTACTGGAAAATATTTCTATTACCCACCAGAAAAATTTGTTGAATGGAATAAACTCAAAAGTATTGGTAGTATTTTTGCGTATTGGTCGGAACATGAAATTTGGCTGAGAATCGATCCACTTTATAGTATGGATCGCGATCGCCGTTATACTATAATGGCAAAGAAACTCGCACCATTGGTAAACAAAGTCACTTACGATCTTGCCGTGATGTTAAGTGGCTACCAAAGTCGGATCGGACAAGTTCACAGTCAGTTTGCTATTAATTCTTTTCCGGCTGACGTACAAAGTTTTACTGATGCCGTTCAAGAGAAAGTTTTTACCCAAAACCAATTGGCTGTATTAGTGTATGGTAATCCTGGTACGGGAAAGACAGTTTGGGCGCAAGCCGTAGCAAAAGAAATTCTCGCCCCACTGGGATATATTATTTTTATCCTCGACCACGCGGCTGTAGAGAATTTTGTTCCGCCGAGTTATTTAGAACGAGTTTGCATTATTATCAACGAGGCTGATAACTTAGCTCCCGATCGCTCTACAGAAATCGCACAATCAAATTATAAAACCGAGCGGATTCTCAGCTTACTCGATGGCACGTTATATCAAAGTGTCATTGATGAATCGGGCATTCAGGAGCAACAAAAGTTAGTCGTGTTGATGACTTGCAATACGACAGAAAGATTAGACCCGGCGATGTTACGCAAAGGAAGGATAGATTTGATGTGCGAGTTCGCGCACCAATTCGTGTAA
- a CDS encoding S-methyl-5'-thioadenosine phosphorylase, translated as MAEAKIGIIGGSGLYKMEALQDVEEVQVDTPFGAPSDALIVGTIEGTRVAFLARHGRNHTLLPSELPFRANIYAMKQLGVEYIISASAVGSLKEEAKPLDMVVPDQFIDRTKNRISTFFGEGIVAHIAFADPVCDRLAGILTEAIASLNLSDVTLHRGGTYVCMEGPAFSTKAESHLYRSWGATVIGMTNLPEAKLAREAEIAYATLALVTDYDCWHPDHDSVTVEMVIANLQRNAKNAQMVIQETVRRLSKNPPASEAHSALKYAILTPLNKVPVATQEKLGLLLKKYL; from the coding sequence GTGGCAGAGGCAAAAATTGGCATCATTGGAGGCAGTGGACTCTACAAAATGGAAGCACTTCAGGATGTAGAAGAGGTGCAAGTTGATACGCCTTTTGGTGCGCCCTCAGATGCATTAATTGTGGGAACCATAGAAGGAACGCGGGTAGCCTTTCTCGCCCGTCACGGTCGCAATCATACGCTTTTACCTTCAGAATTACCTTTTCGTGCCAATATCTACGCGATGAAACAGTTAGGCGTAGAATACATCATCTCTGCGTCTGCTGTTGGTTCTTTGAAGGAGGAAGCGAAACCTTTAGATATGGTCGTACCCGATCAATTTATCGATCGCACGAAAAATCGCATCTCGACTTTTTTTGGTGAGGGAATAGTTGCCCATATTGCTTTCGCCGATCCGGTATGCGATCGATTAGCGGGAATTTTAACTGAGGCGATCGCCAGTCTCAATCTCTCAGATGTTACCCTACATCGTGGCGGAACTTACGTTTGCATGGAGGGTCCAGCCTTTTCTACCAAAGCAGAATCTCACCTTTACCGCAGTTGGGGTGCAACGGTTATCGGTATGACCAACTTACCAGAGGCAAAGTTAGCCAGAGAAGCAGAAATTGCCTACGCTACCCTAGCCTTAGTAACAGACTATGACTGCTGGCATCCAGACCACGATAGCGTTACCGTCGAGATGGTAATTGCTAACCTGCAACGTAATGCCAAGAATGCCCAAATGGTAATTCAAGAAACGGTACGGCGCTTGAGTAAAAATCCTCCTGCCTCAGAAGCGCACTCCGCTTTAAAGTATGCTATTCTTACACCCCTAAATAAAGTGCCTGTGGCAACTCAAGAAAAGTTGGGACTGTTGTTGAAGAAATATCTATGA
- a CDS encoding NirD/YgiW/YdeI family stress tolerance protein, whose product MKHGAFLSLALTAVMGAIAIPMLPSFAQAQSRTRIGDLQQRARGTVISGEVVSVVGNDFTLRDGSGEIIVDAGPRWWREINLKPGEEVSVRGEIGKKSGEFDAFSITRANGSTIEIRPAEGPPPWAGKPKPERLPAAAQPVKP is encoded by the coding sequence ATGAAGCATGGAGCATTCTTGAGTTTAGCCTTAACAGCAGTTATGGGCGCGATCGCCATTCCTATGTTGCCTAGCTTTGCCCAAGCGCAAAGTAGAACTAGAATTGGCGATCTACAACAACGTGCCAGAGGTACAGTCATTTCTGGCGAAGTCGTCAGCGTTGTTGGTAACGATTTCACTCTTAGAGATGGTTCGGGAGAAATTATTGTCGATGCTGGTCCCCGTTGGTGGCGAGAAATTAATCTCAAACCAGGGGAAGAAGTCAGTGTAAGAGGCGAGATCGGCAAAAAAAGTGGCGAGTTTGATGCCTTTTCTATCACTCGTGCTAATGGTTCCACGATTGAAATTCGCCCTGCTGAGGGTCCGCCGCCTTGGGCAGGCAAGCCAAAGCCCGAACGTCTGCCTGCCGCTGCTCAGCCAGTAAAACCGTAA
- a CDS encoding DUF981 family protein, which produces MFIDYITLMLINMVAGLFLLAYYVYAGLDDPYQNKWIPGFGITGAIALTTGLHMTLTWTVRGSFNIAFGETSVLFGILFIGTSISLAKGWELITLAIYGFFAGLVAIVVGVRLINLGLTKQPILSGIGFILTGLAGVCAAPTLWYFKNNRLWRIVGAVGLIAAALIWALTGYMAYWSHLDSFQQWVPAPMR; this is translated from the coding sequence GTGTTTATAGATTACATTACGTTAATGTTGATTAACATGGTCGCTGGGTTGTTTTTACTGGCGTACTATGTCTATGCTGGCTTGGACGATCCCTACCAAAACAAATGGATTCCTGGGTTTGGAATTACGGGCGCGATCGCACTTACCACTGGATTGCACATGACATTAACTTGGACTGTCAGAGGCAGTTTCAATATTGCATTTGGCGAAACTAGCGTTCTGTTTGGCATCCTGTTTATTGGTACGTCTATTAGTTTGGCAAAAGGCTGGGAGTTAATTACTCTAGCGATTTATGGTTTCTTTGCTGGGCTAGTCGCAATCGTAGTAGGCGTACGCCTGATAAATTTGGGATTGACGAAACAACCTATCCTCTCAGGCATCGGCTTCATTTTGACGGGATTAGCCGGAGTTTGTGCCGCGCCAACACTCTGGTACTTTAAAAATAATCGTTTGTGGCGCATCGTTGGAGCAGTCGGATTAATTGCCGCTGCATTAATTTGGGCGCTGACCGGATACATGGCTTATTGGAGTCACTTAGATAGCTTTCAGCAGTGGGTTCCAGCACCAATGCGGTAG
- the msrB gene encoding peptide-methionine (R)-S-oxide reductase MsrB, with translation MKKRDFLHASAAVVGMALLSRYLPWRSDDMATANNEFEIEKTEAEWRKTLTPEQFRVLRQHGTERARTSPLDKQYGKGTYVCAGCGLPLFTSQTKFDSGTGWPSFFTPIEGAIATSVDKSLFMTRVEVHCRRCGGHLGHVFEDGPKPTGKRYCMNGVAMNFISG, from the coding sequence ATGAAAAAACGAGATTTTTTACACGCTAGTGCAGCAGTAGTTGGCATGGCGCTGTTATCGCGTTATCTACCTTGGAGATCGGACGATATGGCAACGGCAAATAATGAATTTGAGATCGAAAAAACTGAGGCAGAGTGGCGCAAAACATTAACACCAGAACAGTTTCGCGTCCTGCGTCAACACGGAACCGAACGGGCAAGGACTAGTCCCTTAGATAAGCAATATGGCAAAGGTACATATGTCTGTGCTGGTTGCGGCTTACCGCTATTTACCTCGCAGACTAAATTCGACAGCGGTACTGGCTGGCCCAGCTTTTTTACTCCGATTGAAGGTGCGATCGCGACATCTGTAGATAAGTCACTGTTTATGACCAGAGTTGAAGTCCATTGTCGTCGCTGTGGCGGGCATTTGGGTCATGTCTTCGAGGATGGTCCCAAACCGACTGGCAAGCGTTATTGCATGAATGGTGTGGCAATGAACTTTATTTCTGGCTGA
- a CDS encoding ABC transporter ATP-binding protein: protein MKGLSTKNLSLAYDGTPIIHDLNLAIPTGQITALVGANGCGKSTLLRGLARLLKPRGGAVYLNSTSILQLSTKEVAQQLGILPQAPVAPEGLTVRDLVAQGRYPYQNWLQQWSVQDEKIVQQALLITDLLELAERSLDTLSGGQRQRAWIAMALAQDTEILLLDEPTTFLDLTHQIEVLDLLYELNHQGRTIVMVLHDLNQACRYADYLVAVKDGRIFAAGSPKLVMTEDTIQEVFELECRIVADPVLGTPMCVPIGRKGKGNKL, encoded by the coding sequence ATGAAAGGATTGTCAACCAAAAATCTCTCTTTAGCTTACGACGGTACGCCGATTATCCATGACTTGAATTTGGCAATCCCGACAGGACAAATTACTGCTTTAGTTGGTGCAAATGGTTGTGGTAAATCGACGTTATTAAGGGGACTGGCAAGATTACTCAAACCTCGTGGTGGTGCGGTCTATCTCAATAGCACTTCGATTTTGCAGCTTTCTACCAAAGAAGTCGCCCAACAGTTAGGAATTTTACCTCAAGCTCCAGTCGCACCAGAAGGGTTAACAGTACGGGATTTAGTAGCACAAGGGCGTTATCCCTATCAAAACTGGTTGCAACAGTGGTCAGTACAAGATGAGAAGATCGTTCAACAGGCACTCTTGATTACAGATTTGCTAGAGCTAGCAGAGCGATCGCTAGACACTTTATCAGGCGGACAACGACAGCGAGCTTGGATTGCAATGGCTTTGGCGCAAGACACGGAGATTTTACTTTTGGACGAACCGACGACTTTTCTCGATTTAACCCACCAGATAGAAGTTTTAGATTTGTTGTATGAGTTAAACCACCAGGGACGGACAATCGTGATGGTGTTGCATGACTTAAATCAGGCGTGCCGTTATGCCGATTATTTAGTAGCTGTCAAAGATGGTCGAATTTTTGCCGCTGGATCGCCAAAGCTAGTGATGACTGAAGATACGATCCAAGAGGTTTTCGAGCTGGAGTGTCGTATTGTTGCCGATCCAGTTTTGGGAACACCAATGTGCGTACCAATAGGACGTAAGGGCAAGGGAAATAAATTATAA
- a CDS encoding glycosyltransferase family 4 protein has protein sequence MTTIAIIAGTYQPDRCGTAHYTAYLRQALAKQGVNSIVLTTQAAATAIDDPNVKGVVTDWGLSQILSLVRAVKSTAADLLHIQHAAGTYCFQRPIFLLPPLLRIFGYRKPIVTTVHEYGWWEWQPKGIPPQFLEWLKMWGQQRGWWDREDGFLLTGSDAIITTNAEAESVILKRMPNYTDRLHRIAIAANITVVPIDRQQARQQLRQQFGWLSDSFVVVFFGFLHPVKGIEYLLSAFRQVVTQQPQARLLLLGGVESLALQAEAAKSYWDRLQLLVKELHLNDRVSMTGYVSGETASHYLSGADLGVLPFNHGVTLKSGSLLALMAHGLPVIATRSTPPDPDLLAENLLKLIPTRNDTALTEALLKLIPDRAKCDRLSATASQLSDRFTWSAIAKAHDNIYQQLLATKNSKFKVTTS, from the coding sequence ATGACTACCATCGCTATTATTGCAGGTACATATCAACCCGATCGCTGTGGTACTGCCCACTATACTGCTTACTTGAGACAAGCACTGGCAAAACAGGGGGTGAATTCGATCGTACTCACAACTCAGGCTGCGGCAACAGCGATCGACGACCCTAATGTTAAGGGAGTCGTGACAGATTGGGGATTGTCTCAAATATTATCTCTAGTCCGTGCTGTCAAATCTACTGCTGCCGATCTGCTTCACATTCAACACGCAGCTGGGACGTACTGCTTTCAACGCCCGATTTTTCTCCTACCACCCCTATTACGAATTTTTGGCTACCGAAAACCAATTGTCACCACCGTGCATGAGTATGGTTGGTGGGAATGGCAACCAAAAGGAATTCCACCTCAGTTTTTGGAATGGCTGAAAATGTGGGGACAACAGCGGGGATGGTGGGATCGAGAAGATGGTTTTTTACTCACGGGAAGCGATGCCATTATTACGACTAACGCCGAGGCAGAAAGTGTCATCCTCAAACGAATGCCAAATTATACCGATCGCTTGCACCGAATTGCGATCGCCGCAAACATTACAGTAGTTCCGATCGATCGCCAACAGGCGCGACAGCAGCTACGACAGCAATTTGGTTGGTTGTCAGATAGTTTTGTAGTTGTCTTTTTTGGCTTTCTGCATCCTGTTAAAGGCATCGAGTATTTATTATCGGCATTTAGGCAAGTTGTGACTCAACAGCCCCAGGCGCGATTGTTATTACTGGGAGGTGTAGAAAGTTTAGCTTTACAGGCAGAAGCAGCGAAATCTTATTGGGATCGGCTGCAACTATTAGTCAAGGAACTCCATCTGAACGATCGCGTTTCCATGACGGGTTACGTAAGTGGTGAAACAGCTTCTCACTACCTCTCTGGAGCCGATCTGGGCGTGTTACCCTTCAATCATGGCGTGACGCTCAAAAGCGGCTCCTTACTGGCTTTAATGGCGCATGGTTTGCCTGTAATTGCTACTCGCAGCACTCCACCAGATCCCGATTTATTAGCTGAAAATCTGTTGAAACTCATACCAACTCGCAATGACACAGCACTAACCGAGGCTTTGCTCAAACTCATTCCAGATCGAGCGAAATGCGATCGCCTCAGTGCTACAGCCAGTCAATTAAGCGATCGCTTTACTTGGTCTGCGATTGCCAAAGCACACGACAATATTTATCAGCAATTACTAGCAACTAAAAACTCAAAATTTAAAGTAACCACAAGCTAA
- the bchL gene encoding ferredoxin:protochlorophyllide reductase (ATP-dependent) iron-sulfur ATP-binding protein → MKLAVYGKGGIGKSTTSCNISVALAKRGKKVLQIGCDPKHDSTFTLTGFLIPTIIDTLQSKDYHYEDVWAEDVIYKGYGGVDCVEAGGPPAGAGCGGYVVGETVKLLKELNAFDEYDVILFDVLGDVVCGGFAAPLNYADYCMIVTDNGFDALFAANRIAASVREKARTHPLRLAGLIGNRTAKRDLIDKYIESVPMPVLEVLPLIEDIRVSRVKGKTLFEMAESDPSLNYVCDYYLNVADQILARPEGVVPNDSPDRELFALLSDFYLNPTKPPVPSPEEELDLMMV, encoded by the coding sequence GTGAAACTTGCAGTCTACGGAAAAGGTGGCATCGGTAAATCTACAACGAGCTGTAACATTTCTGTCGCTCTTGCCAAGCGCGGTAAAAAGGTTTTACAAATCGGGTGCGATCCAAAGCACGATAGTACCTTTACCCTGACAGGATTTTTAATTCCCACCATTATCGATACGCTTCAGTCAAAAGACTATCACTACGAAGATGTCTGGGCTGAGGACGTGATTTATAAAGGCTACGGTGGCGTAGATTGCGTTGAAGCAGGGGGACCACCAGCGGGTGCAGGTTGCGGTGGTTACGTCGTTGGCGAGACAGTCAAGCTGTTAAAAGAACTCAACGCCTTTGACGAATACGACGTGATTCTATTTGACGTATTGGGTGACGTGGTATGTGGTGGCTTTGCTGCTCCATTAAACTACGCTGACTACTGCATGATTGTCACCGATAACGGTTTTGATGCCTTGTTTGCAGCTAACCGCATTGCTGCTTCTGTGAGAGAAAAAGCACGCACCCACCCCCTACGATTGGCAGGATTGATCGGCAATCGTACCGCTAAACGCGACCTGATCGATAAATATATCGAATCCGTACCCATGCCCGTATTAGAAGTATTGCCGCTCATCGAAGATATTCGCGTTTCTCGCGTCAAAGGCAAGACTTTGTTTGAAATGGCTGAGTCCGATCCTTCCCTAAATTACGTCTGCGATTACTATCTCAACGTCGCCGACCAAATTTTGGCGCGTCCAGAAGGAGTTGTGCCAAATGACTCGCCAGATCGCGAATTATTTGCCCTGTTGTCTGATTTTTACCTCAATCCCACCAAACCACCTGTTCCATCTCCAGAAGAAGAACTAGACTTGATGATGGTTTGA